The proteins below are encoded in one region of Streptomyces roseirectus:
- a CDS encoding NAD(P)-dependent malic enzyme, with protein MAAEIVNPRSDSTDDAFDPVFALHRGGKMAVQATVPIRDKDDLSLAYTPGVARVCTAIAEQPELVDDYTWKSSVVAVVTDGTAVLGLGDIGPEASLPVMEGKAILFKQFGGVDAVPIALACTDVDEIVETVVRLAPSFGGVNLEDISAPRCFEIERRLQDALDIPVFHDDQHGTAVVTLAALRNAARLSGRGLAELRAVISGAGAAGVAIAKMLVEAGIGDVAVTDRKGVVSADRGDLTDVKRELAGFTNKAGLTGSLESALAGADVFIGVSGGTVPEEAVASMASGAFVFAMANPNPEVHPEVAHKYAAVVATGRSDFPNQINNVLAFPGIFAGALQVRASRITEGMKIAAAEALAGVVGDDLAADYVIPSPFDERVAPAVTAAVAAAARAEGVARR; from the coding sequence GTGGCAGCGGAGATCGTCAATCCTCGCAGTGACAGCACGGACGACGCGTTCGATCCGGTGTTCGCGCTGCACCGGGGCGGGAAAATGGCTGTGCAGGCCACCGTTCCGATCCGTGACAAGGACGACCTGTCCCTGGCCTACACGCCCGGCGTCGCGCGGGTGTGCACCGCCATCGCCGAGCAGCCAGAACTCGTCGACGACTACACCTGGAAGTCGTCCGTCGTCGCCGTCGTCACCGACGGCACCGCCGTCCTCGGGCTCGGTGACATCGGGCCCGAGGCGTCCCTCCCCGTGATGGAGGGCAAGGCCATCCTCTTCAAGCAGTTCGGCGGGGTCGACGCGGTGCCGATCGCGCTGGCCTGCACGGACGTCGACGAGATCGTCGAGACCGTGGTGCGGCTCGCGCCCTCCTTCGGGGGCGTCAACCTGGAGGACATCTCGGCGCCGCGCTGCTTCGAGATCGAGCGGCGGCTGCAGGACGCGCTCGACATCCCCGTCTTCCACGACGACCAGCACGGGACGGCCGTCGTCACGCTGGCGGCGTTGCGCAACGCGGCGCGGCTCAGCGGGCGGGGGCTCGCGGAGCTGCGGGCCGTCATCTCCGGCGCCGGGGCCGCGGGCGTCGCGATCGCCAAGATGCTCGTCGAGGCCGGGATCGGGGACGTCGCCGTCACCGACCGCAAGGGGGTCGTCTCCGCGGACCGGGGTGACCTCACGGACGTCAAGCGCGAGTTGGCGGGGTTCACCAACAAGGCGGGGCTGACCGGGTCGCTCGAGAGCGCGCTCGCCGGGGCCGACGTCTTCATCGGGGTCTCCGGGGGGACCGTGCCGGAGGAGGCCGTCGCGTCCATGGCGTCCGGGGCTTTCGTGTTCGCGATGGCCAATCCGAATCCCGAGGTGCATCCCGAGGTCGCCCACAAATACGCGGCCGTCGTCGCGACCGGGCGGTCGGATTTCCCCAACCAGATCAACAATGTGCTGGCGTTTCCGGGGATTTTCGCGGGGGCGTTGCAGGTGCGGGCCTCCCGGATCACCGAGGGGATGAAGATCGCGGCGGCCGAGGCGCTGGCCGGGGTGGTGGGTGACGATCTCGCCGCCGACTATGTGATTCCGTCGCCGTTCGACGAGCGGGTGGCGCCGGCGGTGACCGCGGCGGTGGCCGCGGCCGCTCGGGCCGAGGGTGTTGCTCGCCGGTGA